Proteins from a genomic interval of Vreelandella profundi:
- a CDS encoding c-type cytochrome, translating into MRLPSSWLLGVAFMFSLASHASGAASPSNAANVDDELIQQGEYLARAADCSACHRPPEESGQPFAGGYVIASPMGDIIASNITPSREYGIGDYSEAQFKRALTEGIRSDGAHLYPAMPYTAYSGLTDDDIHALYSYFMHRVEAVDEPTPETSLPFPFNLRVSMAAWNFLFLDDAYTHDPEQSDTLNRGRYLVDTLGHCSACHTPRNALMGENSDRYLAGANVGGWYAPNITSDASGIGNWSVEELVQYLRTGHVENKAQAGGGMAEAIEHSLRYLSDDDLHSMAAYLKQVPSIATGPAIDVSQASREREPLSLATLEPLRNDDPQTMSDGKSTDGQTLYNGACASCHQIDGQGTGDQFYPSLIHNTATQGANADNLIMSVLQGVHRETNDYIVAMPAFGEQLNDEQVAAVSNYVLSQFGNSELDVDAARVAELRQGGPTPLLVKAMPWLIAAGVIFVLLVLGLIVFLIRRKKR; encoded by the coding sequence ATGCGCTTGCCGTCCTCTTGGCTCCTAGGTGTCGCTTTTATGTTTTCGTTGGCCAGCCATGCAAGTGGTGCCGCTAGCCCCAGTAACGCAGCGAATGTGGATGATGAGCTGATCCAACAAGGCGAGTATCTTGCGCGTGCCGCTGATTGTTCCGCCTGCCACCGTCCGCCGGAAGAGTCTGGGCAGCCTTTTGCAGGGGGTTACGTCATTGCCTCGCCCATGGGCGATATTATCGCCAGCAATATCACGCCCTCCCGCGAATACGGTATTGGCGACTACTCAGAAGCACAGTTTAAACGTGCGCTAACCGAAGGTATTCGTTCCGACGGCGCTCATCTTTATCCCGCCATGCCTTACACCGCGTATAGCGGCTTAACCGACGATGACATTCACGCGCTGTATAGCTACTTTATGCACAGGGTTGAAGCGGTCGACGAGCCGACGCCTGAAACATCGCTGCCGTTTCCCTTTAACCTCCGCGTGAGCATGGCCGCATGGAATTTCTTATTCCTGGACGACGCCTATACTCACGATCCGGAACAAAGTGACACTCTCAACCGAGGCCGCTATTTGGTCGATACGCTGGGGCATTGCAGCGCCTGCCATACGCCGCGTAACGCGCTGATGGGAGAAAACAGTGACCGCTACCTGGCAGGGGCCAACGTTGGTGGATGGTATGCGCCCAATATTACCTCCGATGCCAGCGGGATCGGCAACTGGAGCGTTGAAGAGCTGGTGCAGTACCTGCGCACTGGCCACGTTGAGAACAAAGCACAGGCCGGTGGCGGCATGGCTGAGGCGATAGAGCACAGCCTGCGCTATTTAAGCGATGATGACCTGCACAGCATGGCAGCCTACTTGAAGCAGGTGCCGTCTATAGCGACAGGCCCGGCCATTGATGTCAGCCAGGCATCCCGCGAGCGTGAACCCTTAAGCCTTGCCACGCTGGAGCCGCTGCGCAACGATGATCCTCAGACTATGAGCGATGGTAAAAGCACCGACGGCCAGACGCTTTATAACGGCGCCTGTGCTAGCTGCCATCAGATCGACGGTCAGGGCACCGGTGATCAGTTCTACCCCTCGCTGATACACAATACCGCGACGCAGGGTGCCAACGCCGATAATCTGATTATGTCGGTATTGCAGGGCGTACACCGTGAAACCAATGACTATATCGTGGCCATGCCCGCGTTTGGCGAGCAGCTAAACGATGAGCAGGTCGCCGCCGTCAGCAACTACGTGCTGAGCCAGTTCGGCAACTCCGAGCTTGACGTCGATGCTGCCCGCGTTGCCGAGCTACGCCAGGGCGGCCCAACGCCGCTGCTGGTGAAGGCCATGCCTTGGTTGATTGCGGCAGGCGTGATCTTTGTGCTTCTGGTATTAGGGCTAATTGTCTTCTTGATACGGCGTAAAAAGCGTTAA
- a CDS encoding GMC family oxidoreductase: MATQFDADVIVIGSGALGNNAAFELAQQGKSVIILEAGEHVPRWKIVENFRTSSRKGNFNDPYPNAPWAPTSYQENYIENTGDFDLFPGMLKLVGGTTWHWAAATWRYIPSDMKLKTLYGVGRDWPIEYDELEPYYVRAEKALGVSGSDTDDQSGQGGDAWPPRSEPYPVSPEADTYYFQRIRDRISAEGYHFIHEPNARTHKPWDGRPACSGNNNCMPVCPIGAMYSGDVHARHAENAGAKLITDATAYHLEKGDNGKIAAVHYRSSNGDDTRLSAQYFIVAAHGLETPKLLLLSDVANSSDQVGRNLMDHTGMGLQFLADEPVWPGRGPVQQGGIFNWRDGDFRREHSAIKHALTNMVPNTAVTQRLLDNLIVGPELDDRIRHDAARWVDISTVFEMLPHAHNTVRPSTRYKDALGIPMLTVNYSVDNYVKAAADVAKRDYANFVRLMNGQVIEDDTGWQNRDHLMGSVIMGDKAEDSVVNGECRTWDHDNLFLATTGVIPASGVINPTLAGVALSIRIADIIAKEI, translated from the coding sequence ATGGCTACGCAATTTGACGCGGATGTGATTGTTATCGGCTCGGGCGCACTAGGCAACAATGCCGCCTTTGAACTCGCTCAACAGGGAAAATCGGTGATTATTCTTGAGGCGGGTGAGCATGTGCCGCGCTGGAAGATTGTTGAAAACTTCCGCACCTCCTCGCGAAAGGGAAATTTCAACGACCCTTACCCCAATGCACCGTGGGCGCCGACCTCCTACCAGGAAAACTACATCGAAAACACCGGTGATTTCGACCTGTTTCCCGGCATGTTGAAGCTCGTTGGCGGCACGACCTGGCACTGGGCGGCGGCAACGTGGCGCTATATTCCAAGCGATATGAAGCTTAAAACGCTTTACGGCGTAGGGCGCGACTGGCCGATTGAGTATGACGAGCTGGAGCCTTACTACGTGCGCGCTGAAAAAGCCCTGGGCGTTTCCGGCAGCGATACCGATGATCAAAGCGGGCAGGGCGGCGATGCCTGGCCTCCGCGCTCGGAGCCTTACCCCGTTTCCCCAGAGGCTGATACCTATTATTTTCAGCGCATTAGGGATCGAATCAGCGCTGAAGGCTACCATTTCATTCACGAGCCCAACGCCCGTACCCATAAGCCCTGGGATGGCCGCCCCGCCTGTAGCGGCAATAATAACTGCATGCCGGTATGCCCGATTGGCGCCATGTACAGCGGCGACGTTCACGCCCGCCACGCTGAAAACGCGGGCGCCAAGCTAATCACCGATGCCACCGCCTACCACCTTGAAAAGGGCGACAACGGTAAAATCGCCGCCGTGCACTATCGCAGCTCTAACGGTGACGACACTCGCCTGAGCGCGCAATACTTTATTGTCGCAGCCCATGGCCTGGAAACTCCTAAACTGCTGCTGCTTTCTGATGTGGCCAACTCGTCTGATCAGGTGGGCCGTAACCTGATGGATCACACCGGCATGGGGCTGCAGTTCCTGGCCGATGAACCGGTCTGGCCGGGCCGTGGGCCTGTTCAGCAGGGCGGTATCTTTAACTGGCGCGATGGCGACTTCCGTCGCGAGCACTCGGCCATCAAGCACGCTTTAACCAATATGGTGCCCAACACGGCCGTTACACAGCGCTTGCTGGATAATCTGATTGTGGGCCCTGAGCTTGACGACCGCATCCGCCATGACGCCGCCCGCTGGGTGGATATTTCCACGGTGTTCGAGATGTTGCCCCACGCCCATAACACCGTTAGACCCAGCACGCGCTACAAGGATGCCTTGGGTATTCCCATGCTGACGGTTAACTACAGCGTTGATAACTATGTAAAAGCAGCCGCTGATGTCGCGAAGCGTGACTACGCCAACTTTGTGCGCCTCATGAACGGCCAGGTGATTGAAGATGACACCGGCTGGCAGAATCGTGACCACCTGATGGGCTCTGTGATCATGGGTGACAAGGCCGAAGACTCTGTAGTGAACGGCGAATGCCGCACTTGGGATCACGATAACCTGTTCCTTGCGACCACCGGTGTTATCCCCGCGTCAGGGGTGATCAATCCCACGCTTGCCGGTGTTGCTTTGAGTATTCGCATTGCCGACATCATCGCCAAGGAGATCTAA
- a CDS encoding sorbitol dehydrogenase family protein has product MKNNAVKTPCLSRRELLGGMAAVSAAAFFPWATRTWADSPDATSEQAIQDFLMLSERLTGREALDARIAGRVWQALLDSDERFADHQRLLVQAMDDANLTDMRSFKAFAATQPEALTQAAIAIISAWYLGFTGSVEGHSATDNTRFITYTGALMFEPTIDATVIPTYSRGHSDYWVDPPASIATD; this is encoded by the coding sequence ATGAAAAACAACGCAGTTAAGACACCTTGTCTTTCCCGGCGTGAGTTATTGGGTGGCATGGCGGCTGTTTCTGCTGCCGCTTTTTTTCCTTGGGCGACGCGTACTTGGGCGGATAGCCCCGACGCCACCAGCGAGCAGGCTATTCAGGATTTCCTGATGCTTTCCGAACGCTTAACCGGGAGAGAGGCGCTGGATGCCCGTATCGCTGGGCGCGTTTGGCAGGCGTTGCTGGATAGCGACGAACGTTTTGCCGATCACCAGCGGCTGCTGGTCCAGGCGATGGATGATGCCAACCTTACCGATATGCGCAGTTTCAAAGCCTTTGCCGCAACCCAGCCAGAGGCGCTAACGCAAGCGGCGATTGCCATTATTAGTGCCTGGTATTTAGGGTTCACCGGGAGCGTTGAAGGGCATAGTGCTACCGATAACACCCGCTTTATTACCTATACCGGGGCGCTGATGTTCGAGCCGACCATCGACGCCACGGTTATTCCAACGTATTCCCGCGGTCACTCCGACTATTGGGTCGACCCGCCTGCCAGCATCGCCACCGATTAA
- a CDS encoding YicC/YloC family endoribonuclease, with translation MTHSMTAFARTEQAAPFGTLQVEIRSVNQRYLEPHFRLPDTLRDLEPVMRDALRNRLARGKVECSLRFEAAEANTAPAVNAQRLKEIADALAAIQQQVPSAVPPTTLALLNQPGVMETQYLNQDAIKAAAKTLFDQALDELIDARAREGEKLAEMITARLTAVSEQVATVRSLLPQILERQRAQLLERLEIAKTELDPQRLEAELVLVAQKADVDEELDRLTAHIEEVSHQLAQKGPKGRRLDFLMQELNREANTLSSKSVVAETTRCAVELKVLIEQMREQIQNIE, from the coding sequence ATGACGCACAGCATGACCGCCTTTGCTCGAACCGAGCAGGCCGCCCCTTTCGGCACCCTTCAGGTGGAGATTCGCTCGGTTAACCAGCGCTATTTAGAGCCGCATTTTCGCCTTCCCGACACCTTACGTGACTTAGAACCGGTAATGCGCGATGCCCTGCGCAACCGTCTAGCGCGCGGAAAGGTGGAATGTAGCCTGCGTTTTGAAGCCGCCGAGGCTAACACCGCGCCTGCGGTTAACGCCCAGCGGCTCAAAGAAATTGCCGATGCCCTGGCGGCTATCCAGCAGCAGGTGCCCAGCGCCGTACCGCCAACTACCTTGGCATTACTCAACCAGCCCGGCGTGATGGAAACCCAGTACCTGAATCAAGATGCCATCAAAGCCGCTGCTAAAACCCTGTTTGACCAGGCGCTCGACGAGCTGATTGACGCCCGCGCCCGCGAAGGTGAAAAGCTCGCCGAGATGATCACCGCCCGCCTGACGGCAGTAAGCGAACAGGTCGCCACCGTGCGCAGCCTGCTGCCACAGATTCTGGAGCGCCAGCGCGCCCAGCTGCTGGAGCGTTTAGAAATCGCCAAGACCGAACTCGACCCGCAACGTCTTGAAGCCGAGCTGGTGCTGGTGGCGCAAAAAGCCGACGTAGATGAAGAGCTGGATCGCCTAACGGCGCATATCGAAGAAGTGAGCCACCAGCTCGCCCAGAAAGGCCCCAAAGGCCGCCGTTTGGATTTCCTGATGCAGGAACTCAATCGCGAAGCCAACACGCTCTCGTCAAAATCTGTGGTGGCTGAAACCACTCGCTGCGCGGTGGAGCTTAAGGTGCTGATTGAGCAGATGCGGGAACAGATACAAAATATTGAGTAG
- a CDS encoding substrate-binding domain-containing protein, protein MVSEPPKRLTIYDLARLADTSPSTVSAVLNGSWQRRRISQKLADKILSLADSEGYSANMQARALRRERSGIIGMILPLYDNRYFSSIAQHFEAQARQRGLFAIVACTNRDPAQEREAARMMLAYRVECLVSTGVTDPDTISAMCDESGVASINLDLPGSKAPSVISDNREGARQLTNAILGRLAGQAARDDAILFIGGRSEDHNTRERIAGFTQARAERGLSTSEADILPCDYAADKAQVALEAYMRPRATLPSAMFVNSTISLEGVVRWLQQGGYQLDDMIVGCFDWDPLAAAFHPHLIMARQNVGEMIDRVFEVIDTPSPDARLLIEVQPDIIGV, encoded by the coding sequence GTGGTAAGCGAGCCACCTAAGCGGCTAACCATTTACGATCTGGCCAGGCTTGCCGACACCTCGCCTAGTACCGTCAGTGCCGTGCTCAACGGCTCTTGGCAACGGCGTCGTATTAGCCAAAAGCTGGCCGACAAAATCCTCTCTCTCGCCGACAGCGAAGGCTATTCTGCCAATATGCAGGCACGCGCGCTGCGCCGAGAGCGCTCAGGTATTATCGGCATGATTCTGCCGCTCTACGACAACCGCTACTTCAGCTCGATTGCACAGCATTTTGAAGCCCAGGCGCGCCAGCGCGGCCTGTTTGCGATTGTCGCCTGTACCAACCGCGACCCGGCACAGGAGCGTGAGGCGGCGCGCATGATGCTCGCCTACCGGGTCGAGTGTTTGGTCAGTACCGGGGTGACTGATCCGGATACTATCTCTGCGATGTGCGACGAAAGCGGCGTGGCGAGTATTAATCTGGATTTGCCCGGCAGCAAGGCACCTTCAGTTATTTCCGATAACCGGGAAGGCGCGCGGCAGCTCACCAACGCCATTCTTGGCCGCTTGGCCGGGCAGGCTGCGCGTGACGACGCCATCCTGTTTATTGGTGGGCGCAGCGAAGACCACAACACGCGCGAAAGGATTGCCGGTTTCACTCAGGCCCGCGCTGAACGGGGGCTGTCCACATCGGAGGCGGACATCCTTCCCTGCGACTATGCCGCCGATAAGGCCCAGGTCGCGTTAGAGGCGTATATGCGACCCCGCGCCACGCTTCCCAGCGCGATGTTCGTCAACTCAACGATTTCGTTGGAAGGGGTCGTGCGCTGGCTTCAGCAGGGCGGCTACCAGCTAGATGACATGATTGTTGGGTGTTTTGACTGGGACCCGCTGGCCGCCGCGTTTCACCCTCACCTGATCATGGCGCGACAAAACGTAGGCGAGATGATTGATCGCGTCTTCGAGGTGATTGATACGCCATCGCCAGACGCCCGACTGCTCATTGAGGTTCAGCCAGACATCATTGGTGTGTGA